The following are encoded in a window of Limibacter armeniacum genomic DNA:
- a CDS encoding NAD(P)-binding domain-containing protein, with protein sequence MRMKNVGNTPPKVAIIGGGPSGLTTAKSLLEEGFTPIIMELSSHIGGQWNAKAPHSGVWNSLRTNTSWLTLCFSDFPHKEGIPMFPKHNQILEYLTLYATHFKLTPYIRLNCKVQQVSTLENGKYQVASLQDGQVEEEVFDYVVVASGRYNKPKFPNLNGLDSFTGEIIHSFDYKDNQPFQNKRVLVIGNSISGPEIASEMATDPSITVFSSCRKPRYYITKTLAGIPADCAAFSRFASLIGKVLPPEAAAQGLKDLIIKHCGHPNQYGAPTPSENILEADVSLCQYYLNYVSEGKILPRPNVSHIKGNTVVFDDGSEETIDVLILATGYDIHLPFLDDKTLKTLNANPDFIDLYQYTFHPSLPNMAFTGQFGQIGPYFPVLELQGRWISMIWKGLLSLPSKEEMEQFIITNRELLKIRVNTAFHDMALLFAQEIGAAPNLEQYPHLAKAFLFGPLIPQQFRIEGHGKIDGALKEYEQAIKAFGNNFTSPLSPEEIGGLRMVAESLNDPSLIQLVSLLDEKVSNPIV encoded by the coding sequence ATGAGAATGAAAAATGTTGGTAACACTCCTCCCAAAGTTGCTATAATCGGTGGTGGTCCATCTGGACTTACTACAGCAAAATCACTCCTGGAAGAAGGCTTTACTCCTATTATTATGGAACTAAGTAGCCATATTGGAGGGCAATGGAATGCAAAAGCGCCTCACAGTGGAGTATGGAATAGTCTCCGGACAAATACCAGCTGGTTGACGTTATGCTTTTCAGACTTCCCTCATAAAGAGGGAATTCCCATGTTTCCAAAACACAATCAAATACTGGAATACCTTACCCTTTATGCAACTCATTTCAAGCTTACACCTTATATAAGGCTGAACTGTAAAGTACAACAGGTTTCGACTCTTGAGAATGGTAAGTATCAAGTAGCTAGTTTACAAGATGGACAAGTAGAAGAAGAAGTATTTGACTATGTAGTTGTAGCTTCCGGAAGGTACAACAAACCTAAATTTCCAAACCTGAATGGATTAGACTCATTTACAGGAGAGATTATCCATTCGTTTGACTACAAAGACAATCAACCATTTCAAAATAAACGGGTCTTAGTTATTGGCAATAGTATCAGTGGACCAGAGATCGCAAGCGAAATGGCAACAGATCCAAGTATTACTGTATTTTCTTCCTGTAGAAAACCTCGCTACTACATTACCAAAACCCTAGCAGGTATACCTGCAGATTGTGCTGCTTTCTCAAGGTTTGCCTCATTGATTGGAAAAGTACTTCCTCCAGAAGCCGCTGCCCAAGGATTGAAAGATCTTATCATAAAACACTGTGGCCATCCAAATCAGTATGGAGCACCCACTCCATCTGAAAACATTTTGGAAGCAGATGTCTCCTTATGCCAATACTATCTCAATTATGTATCAGAAGGAAAGATACTTCCACGTCCAAATGTATCTCACATAAAAGGGAATACCGTTGTTTTTGATGATGGTAGCGAAGAGACTATTGATGTGCTAATACTTGCTACAGGGTATGATATACACCTGCCTTTTCTTGATGATAAAACACTCAAGACGCTTAATGCTAACCCTGACTTTATTGATCTCTATCAATATACCTTTCATCCTTCTTTGCCAAACATGGCATTTACAGGACAGTTTGGTCAAATAGGTCCTTACTTTCCTGTACTTGAACTACAGGGACGTTGGATCAGTATGATCTGGAAAGGTCTTCTGTCACTTCCTTCGAAAGAAGAAATGGAACAGTTTATCATTACTAATAGAGAGTTATTAAAAATTCGGGTTAATACAGCTTTTCATGATATGGCGCTGCTTTTTGCCCAAGAAATTGGTGCTGCCCCTAATTTGGAACAGTATCCTCACTTAGCTAAAGCATTTCTCTTCGGACCACTGATTCCGCAACAATTCCGTATTGAAGGACATGGAAAGATTGATGGAGCACTGAAAGAATATGAACAAGCTATCAAGGCATTTGGCAATAACTTCACATCTCCGTTAAGCCCTGAAGAAATTGGTGGTTTAAGGATGGTAGCAGAATCATTGAATGATCCATCTCTAATTCAGCTGGTTAGTTTACTTGATGAAAAAGTATCCAACCCTATTGTATAA
- a CDS encoding DUF1684 domain-containing protein: protein MTKLLTTFLLLLASITALVQQTPEEEIKAFQKHLNEEFANPEESPLTKEDLKSFKELEFFPVDLKYRVKAKLVRTEFTKPFKMATTTDRKPIYRQYGELHFEIDGKLLMLPIYQSYGLMTKEEYKDYLFLPFTDLTNGEESYGGGRFLDLRIPEGNEVTIDFNQAYNPYCAYSGRYSCPIPPKENHLDIAIPVGVKKYKHH, encoded by the coding sequence ATGACTAAACTACTTACAACATTTCTGCTGCTACTTGCTAGCATCACTGCCTTAGTACAACAAACACCAGAAGAGGAAATTAAGGCTTTTCAAAAACATTTGAATGAGGAGTTTGCCAATCCTGAGGAAAGTCCTCTTACCAAAGAAGATCTCAAAAGCTTCAAAGAGTTGGAGTTCTTTCCTGTTGACTTGAAATATCGGGTAAAAGCCAAACTTGTCAGAACTGAATTCACCAAGCCTTTTAAGATGGCTACCACTACTGACCGTAAACCTATTTACCGCCAGTATGGAGAATTACATTTCGAAATTGACGGCAAGCTACTAATGCTTCCTATCTATCAGAGCTATGGGTTAATGACTAAAGAAGAATACAAGGACTATTTGTTCCTTCCTTTCACAGACTTAACTAATGGTGAAGAAAGTTATGGTGGTGGCAGGTTTTTGGATTTAAGAATTCCTGAGGGTAATGAAGTCACTATTGACTTCAACCAAGCTTACAACCCTTACTGTGCTTATAGTGGTCGTTATTCTTGTCCAATTCCTCCAAAGGAAAATCATTTGGACATTGCCATTCCTGTTGGTGTCAAGAAATACAAACACCATTAA
- a CDS encoding DUF423 domain-containing protein, whose amino-acid sequence MQKKILMSGALLGALAVGIGAFGAHGLKPLLTEYGRLDTFETGVKYHFYHSLALILIGLLQFHIKSKKLEWAGILMIAGIFIFSGSLYVLCLTNIGILGAITPIGGVGFIVGWLMLLFAVSKEL is encoded by the coding sequence ATGCAAAAGAAAATACTGATGAGTGGGGCACTGCTAGGTGCTTTAGCTGTAGGGATAGGGGCATTTGGGGCGCATGGACTGAAACCCTTATTGACTGAATATGGTAGACTTGATACATTTGAAACAGGGGTAAAGTACCATTTCTATCATTCGTTGGCGCTGATTCTGATTGGGCTTTTACAGTTTCACATTAAAAGTAAAAAACTGGAATGGGCTGGAATATTGATGATAGCGGGCATTTTCATTTTTTCAGGTAGCTTATATGTATTGTGCTTGACCAATATTGGGATTTTAGGAGCAATAACTCCAATTGGTGGTGTAGGGTTTATTGTTGGATGGCTTATGCTATTATTTGCTGTGAGTAAGGAACTATAA
- a CDS encoding AAA family ATPase, whose product MSWNREGGNHRFRRTEALTTLQATYKHFRLNPAQNAGIILVRGDKGTGKSRLVNQFADDLLSDHHSDWHVIHKVNNVFNQNIPYYALKSFVATFTNDFLSNASSKELAELRKELRERLGAGFFLLVSYVPELGVLMDKHGEESLGMPSHVSTENQLPDLFLLYIEAILSVREQPVLLIEDDFHYIDISSLYLFKHIIHHLGVGKFLIAAVCDRDREISYSALSQFLEELRRQDGVYEEIELHPLIQEEVKTFAEQWFGEGVVSEPLVELFYTLTQGYIHQLDNLLPQLLKSNIVWLENGLWHADRHAAKAYLKKHINKPSLLKLFETLSEDTKRLLLLMSCMGRFSLKVLSEYLQTSKEDVRSMLKISVSKGILSQDSDKFHFTEANYGDIFYRSMPEAQRNELHYFVGHAYLKRGIEQLTFTQFIFALEQLNKSAMLSMKKGETELLASLNLRAGDIARSNDAFMMAMDFYEQGLSLLTWSKEQNQELSYKLELAKALCEYYLGNHDLAEVDLDNLLSKVTEQAQRMTIYKQKITINIHLGRLSQARGILGLALAELGVRLPVSVEEVSTQVAEEKATFRNFLSKNEPIDVLLLPPVRPLTEQETYLLELLHTGGIALHYTSTRLMMLQCLKIINVSQASTPNRITALAYATYGRMLIASLEDIELGYQLGKIAVGLNDKLEDFSLRGRVYGVYAFYIHGWKHHLRESIPMLEKGWEASIKSGDMYGAYILSTHILNVQLIYGHQLEHLQAFGADSDASANGFTSYIPEYQKVLVNLLRGEMSTFYLPEKMNNPLSVRYNLHEELFYRHYVTGRYAYHFGFYDWAVTELEEAHHYSTIQEGSLLYPEVIFYLSLSILSNLVNYDEEKRQSCLAQLDQYVALFKVWEEHAQENFSHKYWLIQAELMAFRGDEKAGEAFEKAIAFAVKFDFAHVQAMAHEHYLRWLLKRGAAKEVLQYHYTLSAECFRAWGAVALERQLHRQFGFLDKQGVMPLRSENLMEEAQYLLGNSLNLRMLIRRMLKMFLETSGAYRCVLLQQDDESLKVIGEGRFPDNYLKYFEEGLPLEEVSLERAAVMYAFRRKETLNTDLNKEIMQVSKGLLSVFCSPFQMPDGSMVLLYLENKYVNNLFDDRKSANLGMVGKIGVLNLHNAIVHEEAIRLNEALRKEVAEKERLNKAIEFQKNEHIEQIILTQENERKRIAEDLHDSVGGMLSSVRMQFKNFSNRIEGKGAEKYAGAIDLLDRTCEEVRRLSHNMMPGALTKFGLVPALQDMAEQVMEATQIKINVYTWGMDDERLDSKKEVALYRICQELLQNMVKHAKATKADIQLMRHENALNLMFEDNGVGFDMSTKKKGIGLENIASRVNSMKGTLNVDSFPERGTTFIIDIPLV is encoded by the coding sequence ATGAGCTGGAATAGGGAAGGAGGCAATCATAGGTTCAGACGCACAGAAGCGCTGACAACATTGCAAGCCACTTACAAACACTTTAGGTTAAATCCTGCGCAAAATGCAGGGATCATTTTGGTTAGAGGTGATAAAGGAACAGGCAAAAGCAGGTTGGTAAACCAGTTTGCTGATGACTTGCTTTCTGATCACCATAGCGATTGGCATGTTATTCATAAAGTGAATAATGTCTTCAACCAAAATATCCCTTATTATGCCCTGAAATCCTTTGTTGCTACTTTTACTAATGACTTCCTTTCCAATGCCTCTTCCAAGGAACTAGCAGAATTAAGAAAAGAGCTTCGTGAAAGACTTGGTGCTGGTTTCTTTCTTTTGGTAAGTTATGTGCCTGAGCTTGGAGTACTGATGGATAAGCATGGGGAAGAATCACTGGGGATGCCTTCGCATGTCAGTACCGAAAATCAGCTACCGGATCTTTTTCTCTTGTATATTGAAGCAATTCTTTCTGTACGTGAGCAGCCTGTATTACTGATAGAAGACGATTTCCATTACATTGATATTTCCAGCCTTTACCTTTTCAAACATATTATTCATCACCTTGGTGTTGGTAAATTTCTGATAGCAGCTGTTTGTGACCGTGATAGGGAGATTTCTTACTCTGCCTTGTCGCAGTTTTTGGAGGAGTTGCGTCGTCAGGATGGTGTCTATGAAGAGATAGAGTTACACCCTCTCATCCAAGAAGAAGTCAAGACCTTCGCTGAACAATGGTTTGGGGAAGGAGTTGTCAGTGAACCACTTGTTGAGTTGTTCTATACCCTGACTCAAGGTTATATACATCAATTAGACAACCTTTTACCTCAATTACTGAAGAGTAATATTGTATGGCTTGAAAATGGGCTTTGGCATGCAGACAGACATGCTGCAAAAGCTTACTTAAAGAAGCATATCAATAAACCTTCTCTCCTTAAACTCTTCGAGACACTCTCAGAAGATACAAAACGACTTTTGTTATTGATGTCCTGTATGGGGCGCTTCAGTTTGAAAGTACTGAGTGAGTACCTTCAGACTAGCAAGGAGGATGTGAGGTCTATGCTGAAAATATCAGTCAGTAAAGGCATCTTATCTCAGGATAGTGATAAATTTCACTTTACAGAAGCCAACTATGGAGACATTTTTTACCGAAGTATGCCAGAGGCGCAGCGTAATGAACTCCATTACTTTGTAGGTCATGCATATTTGAAGAGGGGAATTGAGCAGTTGACTTTTACACAATTCATATTTGCTTTAGAGCAGTTGAACAAGTCAGCGATGCTGTCCATGAAGAAGGGAGAGACAGAGCTGTTAGCATCATTGAACCTGAGAGCAGGAGATATTGCCCGCAGTAATGATGCCTTTATGATGGCAATGGACTTTTATGAGCAGGGGTTGTCATTGTTGACTTGGTCTAAGGAGCAAAATCAAGAGTTGTCTTATAAGCTAGAGTTGGCAAAGGCGCTGTGTGAGTATTATTTAGGAAATCACGACTTGGCAGAAGTGGACCTAGATAATTTGCTTAGTAAAGTCACGGAGCAAGCTCAACGGATGACTATCTATAAGCAAAAAATCACCATCAATATTCACCTTGGTAGGCTAAGTCAGGCAAGGGGCATATTGGGTTTGGCTTTGGCTGAGTTGGGAGTAAGGCTGCCTGTCTCGGTGGAAGAGGTATCAACTCAAGTGGCTGAAGAGAAAGCTACTTTTAGAAACTTTCTCTCCAAAAATGAGCCAATAGATGTTTTGTTGTTACCTCCTGTTCGTCCACTTACCGAACAGGAAACCTACTTGCTGGAGCTGTTGCATACAGGAGGTATTGCCTTGCATTATACTTCTACTCGTTTGATGATGCTTCAGTGTTTGAAGATTATTAATGTCTCACAGGCTTCTACACCCAACCGTATTACGGCATTAGCTTATGCTACTTATGGTCGAATGCTGATAGCCTCTTTGGAAGATATTGAATTGGGGTATCAACTGGGGAAGATAGCAGTTGGGTTGAATGATAAACTGGAGGACTTTTCCTTGAGAGGACGGGTGTATGGGGTATATGCCTTTTATATTCATGGATGGAAACACCATTTGAGGGAAAGTATTCCAATGCTTGAAAAGGGTTGGGAGGCAAGTATCAAATCAGGTGATATGTATGGGGCATATATCCTCAGTACCCACATCTTGAATGTGCAACTAATATATGGACATCAGTTAGAGCACTTGCAGGCATTTGGTGCAGATAGTGATGCTTCAGCAAATGGGTTTACTTCTTATATTCCGGAGTATCAGAAGGTATTGGTAAACCTACTCAGAGGGGAAATGTCAACTTTTTATCTTCCAGAGAAGATGAATAACCCACTTTCTGTCCGCTACAATTTGCATGAGGAGCTTTTTTACAGGCATTATGTGACAGGGCGTTATGCATATCACTTTGGTTTTTATGATTGGGCAGTAACCGAGCTGGAAGAAGCACATCACTATAGCACCATTCAAGAAGGATCATTATTATATCCTGAGGTGATATTTTACCTGAGCCTTTCAATACTTTCAAATCTGGTCAATTACGATGAAGAAAAAAGGCAAAGTTGTTTGGCACAACTGGATCAGTATGTAGCGTTATTCAAAGTTTGGGAAGAACACGCCCAAGAGAACTTCTCGCATAAATATTGGCTGATTCAAGCTGAGTTGATGGCATTTAGGGGAGACGAAAAAGCAGGAGAAGCTTTTGAAAAGGCAATTGCCTTTGCGGTTAAGTTTGACTTTGCTCATGTGCAGGCAATGGCTCATGAACATTACCTACGTTGGTTACTGAAGCGTGGAGCAGCTAAAGAGGTATTGCAATATCATTATACATTGTCAGCAGAGTGCTTTCGGGCATGGGGAGCTGTAGCGCTCGAAAGGCAGTTACATAGGCAGTTTGGTTTTCTGGATAAGCAGGGTGTCATGCCATTGCGTTCGGAGAACCTAATGGAAGAAGCCCAGTACCTGTTGGGGAACAGCTTGAATTTGAGAATGCTGATTCGTAGGATGCTAAAGATGTTCTTGGAAACATCAGGTGCCTATCGGTGTGTATTGCTTCAGCAGGATGATGAAAGCTTGAAAGTAATAGGAGAAGGAAGGTTCCCAGATAATTATCTCAAGTACTTTGAAGAAGGCTTGCCTTTAGAAGAAGTCAGTTTGGAGCGGGCTGCTGTTATGTATGCTTTCAGAAGGAAAGAAACACTCAATACGGATTTGAATAAAGAGATCATGCAAGTTAGTAAAGGGCTATTGTCGGTTTTCTGTAGTCCATTTCAAATGCCAGATGGAAGTATGGTGTTACTTTATTTGGAGAATAAATATGTCAACAACCTGTTTGATGACCGGAAGAGTGCCAATTTGGGTATGGTTGGCAAAATTGGAGTGCTTAACCTGCATAATGCGATTGTCCACGAAGAAGCGATCCGTTTGAATGAGGCTTTGCGTAAGGAAGTAGCAGAAAAGGAGCGGTTAAATAAGGCAATTGAGTTTCAAAAGAATGAGCATATTGAGCAAATAATCCTGACACAGGAAAATGAGCGCAAGCGGATAGCGGAGGATCTTCATGATAGTGTAGGCGGAATGCTTTCATCTGTTCGGATGCAGTTCAAGAACTTCAGTAACCGAATAGAAGGCAAAGGTGCGGAAAAGTATGCGGGAGCAATAGACTTGCTGGACCGAACCTGTGAAGAGGTAAGAAGGCTCTCACATAATATGATGCCAGGAGCACTTACCAAGTTTGGTTTGGTACCAGCACTGCAAGATATGGCTGAGCAAGTGATGGAGGCTACCCAAATCAAAATCAATGTTTATACTTGGGGAATGGATGATGAGCGATTGGATAGCAAGAAGGAGGTTGCACTTTACCGTATCTGTCAAGAATTGTTACAGAATATGGTTAAGCATGCAAAAGCCACCAAGGCGGATATTCAGCTGATGCGCCATGAAAATGCTTTGAACCTAATGTTTGAGGATAATGGAGTTGGGTTTGACATGAGTACGAAGAAGAAAGGAATAGGGCTGGAAAATATAGCCTCAAGAGTAAACTCAATGAAAGGAACACTCAACGTGGACAGCTTTCCTGAAAGGGGAACGACATTTATAATCGATATACCATTGGTATAA